Proteins found in one Triticum aestivum cultivar Chinese Spring chromosome 4D, IWGSC CS RefSeq v2.1, whole genome shotgun sequence genomic segment:
- the LOC123100374 gene encoding arabinogalactan protein 1 gives MARFAVVAAVIAVLAVAAAAQGPMPAPRMAPLPAPPARSPATAPAPVATPPTAASPSPMASPPAPPTDAPTDAPSAMTPSAVSATPTGAPTATPASSAVYSSAASFVAVAGAVAAAIMF, from the coding sequence ATGGCTCGCTTCGCCGTGGTCGCCGCCGTCATCGCggtcctcgccgtcgccgccgccgctcagGGCCCCATGCCGGCGCCCAGGATGGCCCCGCTCCCCGCACCGCCGGCGAGGTCCCCGGCCACCGCCCCTGCGCCGGTCGCCACCCCGCCCACCGCCGCGTCGCCGTCCCCGATGGCCTCTCCCCCGGCCCCGCCCACCGACGCGCCGACCGACGCTCCCTCGGCGATGACGCCGTCCGCGGTCTCCGCCACGCCCACCGGCGCCCCCACCGCCACCCCCGCGAGCTCCGCCGTGTACTCATCCGCCGCCAgcttcgtcgccgtcgccggcgcggTCGCCGCCGCCATCATGTTCTAG